The genomic interval TTGTAACAGTTTCCTGTTTGCTTGAGACCTTTGAAGACCCCGCACTGTCAACGGCTTGACTGCTTACAGTAGAAGAGAAGAGTTTTTCTGAACTACCTTTTCCATAAtccctgttaaaaaaaaaaaccaaagcaaaacaaaacaaaaaaacaacatttaatatAAAGATGGTCACCAAtccctgtttaaaaaaaaacaaaaccaaaacaaaacaaacaaaaaaagaaaacaacatttaataTAAAGATGGCCACCAATGTCGCAAGCAACTGCCCCGCTACAATCAGAAAATGCAGGGGTATTACGCAGGAGTAATAGAATGTCAAGTAGTTTGATTGTCTGGGTAAGAGTAGTCCTGTAAAAGAAGCTATTGGTGTGTAGCGACTGACATTTCATTTCACTCTGAGATAGCTTCCACTAAGGTTGTTGAAATAATAGTCACTACTAGGTACCAACAACATTCCTCTTCAAGACCACTCTAATCCGCAAGGTCAGTTTACACAATCACATTCCCAATTTCAACCCGATTATGTGGTCCCCTACGgcaaaaaaaactgaacaatttGCTACAACACCTTTTAGTGATGATTTAAAATAGGGCTTAAACAGTGGTGTTCTTGAAGGAAAACAGGCTGTGTGGCTTTTCTTAATATAAAGTTAAGGATTGCCTACTAACTTACCGCAAGTTCTGAGTTAACAATTAGAGCACTGTCCCCCTCAACCAAGAACAGGCGCTTCACAATGAAATTTTGTATGcaatttaattttacttaaCCTCATCCTTTAAGAATACTCTATTATACTGAAGCACAAGGCTACATACCATGGTAAAGGTTCTGTCTTACTAGCCCCTGTAGTTGTTAATGACGCGGAATTGGACGGAGTGTCTAATTTCACAGTGATACGAGGGATGGGTGTGGGGAATGGCGATTCTGGAAAAGGTTCTGCATGATCTGTCTTCAGCTGAAACATAAAAATATGTGTGGGTGGAGATGAAAATGTATTTCGTTATGCCCTTGCTGTGTTTCAGTGCCTTGTGTAAGTGACATTATCCTCCTCCCTCTGATTCATCAACAGGTCATATCAAGCGAATCTACTGCTACTGCTCGTTATTCGATAAATTTGCAAAGCGTGTGTGTAACATGAtagttttttcaaaatgtaaaatttccgtTGTCGACTTATCGCTTTTTCAAACCCAAAAGTTCTTTGTGTTACATAACCatgaaacaaaaaggaaacttaTGGCACTGAATAACAGACTTAAAAGTCGCGCATGTCTTTCGTCCGTGCGCGCGTAAAAAATCATATGTGCGCGCATAAAAATCATAAATGCGCGTCTGACTACCGTATTTACCCGATACCCTGCGTCTGAGCATATGAAATCCGTCTGCACAGTTAGCATATATCTGAGGGTACTGCAATATATTGTTGGTACTTgacccttaactcccaagattcaAGTAGCAATTCTCCCCTCTGACCACTagtcatttccttgtaaattatggGTGAAAGTTTGGTACATGTATAATATCACAATCACATCATCTGGCTGATAAGCCTGTCCGTTCTCATAACCTTTTTGCAAGATAAAATATTGGAATCACAAGGAGAAGTTTCATACTGATCACATCTAGGAGTTACAGGGTTTAAAGGAACTAAAATTCAAAAGTAACTTCTTTCTAGAGAACAGTAGATTTAATTGATTTAAGAACGCACTAACCTTTTTActcttgtcttttttcttttctttttccctatccttttctttcctctttttctttttcttcttgtgttCCAGCGCTGGGTCTATTAAAACATTTCCTGGCAAATTTCTTTCTGCAGGTGCAACCGTAAAGTCTGCCATGGAAAATTTGAGTCCCTCATGGGTAGAAGGAGTACTCCAATCTTTGGGTTCCTTTTTAACTGAGGGCTCTATaactttctcttttcctttttttgcttttgtctttttagCAGGACCTGCCTTTGGTTTTGAATTCTTATTTTCCGATTTCTCTTTTACCACTGTGTCATTGGAAGGCAGGAATTCAGACACAGCAAACTGATGCTCTGCATCAGTCTCCTTCTTGATGggttttataattaattttggcATGCTTTCTTTCACTTCTATGTTTTCTTTAGCTGTTTCAGAGGCTGGCTGTGTCAAGGATTTCTTGGTAACAGGGTTCTTGGTCTTGGTTGctggttttttctctttctttgcgtttgttttagttttctttgaaGAGCTCCCTGTTATTGACTCAGTTTCCACTGGAGTCACACTTGTTGGTTTTGGCATGGGTGATTTCATTGGAGATGGGGACTTTTTCTTTGCTGGTTTCAGTTTTGGAGGTGTTTTTGGTGTAGCAGGTTTCTTTGCAGGGCTAACTGTGTTTTTAGCAGGCTTAGGCTTCTTTTTTGGGCTTGATTTCACCTTTGTACCTGGCTCCTTTCCTGCTTCTTTGCTCCCAACAGCTGTCTTTTTCTCCCCTTGTTTGGGTTTTGCAGTTGCCTTGGAAGTGGTGACTTTTTCTACAGACTGAGTAGCAGCTATAGGAGGAATACTTGATGTTGGTGGGATCTCAAATGTTTTTGCTGAACTCCAAATGTCAGGTGATGGAGTTGGTGATGGGGAGGATAGGTTTCCTTGCAGTGCTTCAagaatttccatttcatttcccCTGTTTCCTTTCTGAATGAAAGGTAGATCCACACGTCtcttttttgtgtcattttcaAGCGCTGGGGGCATATCAAGAGATCTCTTGACAGCTACATGTTCAACAGAAGTTTCTTCAG from Pocillopora verrucosa isolate sample1 chromosome 14, ASM3666991v2, whole genome shotgun sequence carries:
- the LOC131769389 gene encoding transcription initiation factor TFIID subunit 3, coding for MCDGFNHGALQIAVAQICQSMGWDALQKSSHDLLTDVLQKYLEEIAKSAHGYSQIYSRTEPNLDDLDLAFRDIGVYLGELEDFVTQVDQVPFIHQLPQYPKPKPNVLHHPRNGEIAERLEQYYDYLPPLVSKLLQNEDEDKATTAEDADTVDAGEEPTSGEGYVRKEIKTVAEETSVEHVAVKRSLDMPPALENDTKKRRVDLPFIQKGNRGNEMEILEALQGNLSSPSPTPSPDIWSSAKTFEIPPTSSIPPIAATQSVEKVTTSKATAKPKQGEKKTAVGSKEAGKEPGTKVKSSPKKKPKPAKNTVSPAKKPATPKTPPKLKPAKKKSPSPMKSPMPKPTSVTPVETESITGSSSKKTKTNAKKEKKPATKTKNPVTKKSLTQPASETAKENIEVKESMPKLIIKPIKKETDAEHQFAVSEFLPSNDTVVKEKSENKNSKPKAGPAKKTKAKKGKEKVIEPSVKKEPKDWSTPSTHEGLKFSMADFTVAPAERNLPGNVLIDPALEHKKKKKKRKEKDREKEKKKDKSKKLKTDHAEPFPESPFPTPIPRITVKLDTPSNSASLTTTGASKTEPLPWDYGKGSSEKLFSSTVSSQAVDSAGSSKVSSKQETVTTTASVVTASPAPKLTIKSEPLERTVVSQTLSTTFVHGYAKEYYCPVCAEPDDGTFMIGCDGCDEWFHGRCVGITEDPGVDWFCSSCLAKKDKDKDKQKKKKKKKSKEKPK